A single genomic interval of Lathyrus oleraceus cultivar Zhongwan6 chromosome 7, CAAS_Psat_ZW6_1.0, whole genome shotgun sequence harbors:
- the LOC127106012 gene encoding uncharacterized protein LOC127106012 yields MMNILALSLFITSLTTASIFSPNPNPTQKQQQSNTIVKEGHRVVVVEYDQDGHQNTKISISPEQDFTNIDSSFIENTKDRIKETASVLPNIGQGISHSQDSSSSRYNLHTPNARDAKELICDAYGKCKHKISNAMEKAKDKASETIDKKKELDNDVVEAFDNAKERVYDKANEAKERVYDKANEAKERIYDKANDVQEYTRDSLEKAKETGQTFKEHVVRNVTEAKDGVKKFVSLESVESVMRVANLLGFASGYGMCVWITFVSSYVLSRVMPRQQFAVVQSKIYPVYFRAMGYCLGVALLGHVFGHGIRHDKSGGVLQSWNLLASLLAVLVNSIYLEPRATKLMFERMKMEKEEGRGREDMTSVERNRTEEHLSSPDPKRSYTTTTTNVVSEGTESPAQRKDHEVVRAKIMKLNNKLKKLNSYSSFLNILNLMSLTWHLVYLAQNVHQIC; encoded by the exons atgatgaacattttggctttgagtttgttCATAACTTCACTCACAACCGCAAGCATTTTCTCTCCAAATCCAAACCCAACCcaaaaacaacaacaatcaaacacAATCGTCAAAGAAGGACATAGAGTTGTCGTTGTTGAATATGATCAAGATGGTCACCAAAACACCAAAATCTCAATCTCACCCGAACAAGATTTCACAAACATCGATTCAAGTTTCATAGAAAACACCAAAGACAGAATCAAAGAAACCGCTTCTGTTCTTCCAAACATCGGCCAAGGAATCTCTCATAGTCAAGATTCATCTTCTTCACGTTATAATCTCCACACTCCTAACGCTAGAGATGCAAAAGAGCTTATTTGTGACGCATATGGTAAATGCAAACACAAAATCTCAAATGCAATGGAGAAAGCAAAAGACAAAGCATCAGAAACAATCGACAAAAAGAAAGAACTCGACAATGATGTCGTCGAAGCTTTCGACAATGCGAAAGAGAGAGTTTATGATAAAGCAAACGAGGCGAAAGAGAGAGTTTATGATAAAGCAAACGAGGCAAAAGAGAGAATTTACGATAAAGCAAACGATGTTCAAGAATACACAAGAGATTCATTGGAAAAAGCCAAGGAAACGGGACAAACGTTTAAGGAACATGTTGTTAGGAACGTGACAGAGGCAAAAGATGGAGTGAAGAAGTTTGTGTCTTTAGAAAGTGTTGAATCTGTGATGAGGGTTGCTAATTTGTTGGGATTTGCGAGTGGTTATGGAATGTGTGTTTGGATAACTTTTGTTTCAAGTTATGTTTTGTCTAGGGTTATGCCTAGACAACAATTTGCTGTGGTGCAGAGTAAGATTTATCCGGTTTATTTTAGGGCTATGGGTTATTGTTTAGGAGTTGCTTTGTTGGGTCATGTTTTTGGACATGGGATTAGACATGATAAGAGTGGTGGAGTTTTGCAAAGTTGGAACCTTTTGGCTTCTCTTTTGGCTGTTCTTGTTAATTCTATTTACTTGGAGCCTCGAGCCACTAAG TTAATGTTTGAAAGGATGAAAATGGAGAAAGAAGAGGGAAGAGGAAGAGAAGATATGACATCTGTTGAACGAAACAGAACAGAAGAGCATCTAAGTTCACCTGATCCTAAAAGATCATATACAACTACAACTACCAATGTTGTTTCAGAAGGAACAGAATCTCCAGCACAAAGAAAAGATCATGAGGTTGTTAGAGCAAAGATAATGAAACTCAATAACAAGTTGAAGAAGTTGAATTCATATTCCTCGTTTCTGAACATCCTCAATCTCATGTCTCTTACTTGGCATCTGGTTTATTTGGCTCAAAATGTTCACCAAATTTGCTAA